The nucleotide sequence AGTTAATAATCCCCACAACGGAAGGAACAAAAAACAGCAATAACTCTGACACCAATAACGTCGCCCCTGCCTCAATCCAGGAAAGTGGCAGCCAGCCTAGTTTTAAAAATAAAAATACGATCAAAATACCAACGATACTTCCCGGTATTTTAATCGGAAGCAACAAGGCAAGTTGATTACCGACTACACTGA is from Propionispora vibrioides and encodes:
- a CDS encoding CidA/LrgA family protein, producing MKYFQVLLQVLLLCGVSVVGNQLALLLPIKIPGSIVGILIVFLFLKLGWLPLSWIEAGATLLVSELLLFFVPSVVGIINFSDILWSQSFGLLAVIVASTLIMLAFIHLMTGLLAQYREEE